In Cydia amplana chromosome 13, ilCydAmpl1.1, whole genome shotgun sequence, a single genomic region encodes these proteins:
- the LOC134653497 gene encoding N-alpha-acetyltransferase 30: MNQLADDNVQNVKSSLIATSTKNKNKTAKDNSPSKTTDEVRIVNEENLSAALASTLHVNNINSNLTNGTSDHSKEDKSVDKASAVEDVRDVNSIQSIDASNGDSREPCGSDVARNALGATVGNLENTFHQQGQSPQGDIDIISYESELQMPEIMRVIQKDLSEPYSIYTYRYFIHNWPKLCFLATHDGKCIGAIVCKLDMHRNVVKRGYIAMLAVDEKYRNKKIGSRLVRKAIQAMINDNADEVVLETEITNKPALMLYENLGFVRDKRLFRYYLNGVDALRLKLWLR; encoded by the exons ATGAATCAACTCGCTGACGATAACGTGCAGAACGTCAAGAGTAGTCTAATAGCGACGagcacgaaaaacaaaaataaaaccgccAAAGATAACTCACCTTCTAAAACGACTGACGAGGTAAGAATAGTGAACGAAGAGAATTTAAGTGCGGCGTTAGCTAGTACTTTACATGTTAACAACATAAATAGCAACCTAACAAATGGTACAAGTGATCACTCGAAAGAGGACAAGTCAGTCGACAAGGCCAGTGCGGTCGAAGACGTGAGAGATGTAAATAGTATACAATCAATCGACGCTAGCAATGGGGACAGCAGGGAGCCGTGTGGATCGGACGTAGCCAGAAACGCCTTGGGAGCGACCGTGGGGAACCTTGAAAACACGTTCCACCAGCAAGGTCAATCGCCGCAAGGAGACATCGACATCATATCATACGAGTCCGAACTACAAATGCCTGAAATCATGAGAGTCATACAAAAGGATTTATCTGAACCCTACTCAATCTacacttatagatattttatacataactGGCCTAAGCTGTGTTTCTTAGCCACACATGATGGAAAATGTATTGGTGCCATTGTATGTAAGCTAGACATGCATCGGAATGTGGTGAAAAGAGGATACATTGCTATGTTAGCCGTGGATGAAAAATACAGGAATAAGAAAATTGGTTCGAGACTGGTACGAAAAGCAATACAG gcaatgaTTAATGATAATGCGGATGAAGTAGTGTTAGAAACGGAAATTACCAACAAACCTGCCCTCATGCTATACGAGAATTTGGGGTTTGTGCGTGACAAGcgtttatttagatattacctCAACGGTGTGGACGCATTGCGGTTGAAGCTATGGTTA